In the Sarcophilus harrisii chromosome 3, mSarHar1.11, whole genome shotgun sequence genome, one interval contains:
- the LOC100916105 gene encoding olfactory receptor 51G2-like — protein MSVFNSSTLYPRFLLTGFPGLEAMYGLISIPICLVYIISIAGNSTILFIIRTDTSLHQPMYYFLSMLALTDLGLSTTTLPTMLSVFWFHAREIPFNACLIQMYFIHVFSIIESAVLLAMAFDRFVAIREPLRYSTILTNGVIIGIGLAIAGRALTLVFPASFLLKRLQYQPINALSYSFCLHQDLIKMAVSSRRISSIYGLMVVIFSMGLDSVLLLLSYILILATVLSIASTSERVKALNTCISHICAVLTFYTPMIGLSMIRRYGQNASPIVHVLMANVYLLVPPLMNPIVYSVKTKQIRLRILKKFQKQKV, from the coding sequence ATGTCTGTCTTCAATTCTTCCACGCTCTATCCTCGGTTTCTTTTGACAGGTTTCCCAGGGTTAGAGGCCATGTATGGTTTGATCTCCATCCCCATCTGTCTAGTCTACATTATTTCTATTGCAGGAAATTCTACCATCCTCTTCATTATTCGAACAGATACCTCACTCCACCAGCCTATGTATTATTTTTTGTCAATGTTGGCTCTGACAGATTTGGGTCTGTCTACTACTACATTGCCTACTATGCTCAGTGTCTTCTGGTTCCATGCCCGGGAAATCCCTTTCAATGCCTGCTTGATTCAGATGTACTTCATCCATGTGTTCTCCATCATAGAGTCTGCTGTATTGCTGGCCATGGCATTTGACCGTTTTGTGGCCATTCGTGAACCCCTGCGCTATTCAACCATCCTCACCAATGGGGTAATTATTGGGATTGGGTTGGCCATTGCTGGAAGGGCACTAACTTTGGTTTTTCCAGCCTCCTTCCTCTTGAAAAGGCTGCAATATCAACCCATCAATGCCCTCTCCTACTCTTTTTGTCTGCACCAGGATCTCATTAAGATGGCAGTATCCAGTCGGAGGATTAGCAGCATCTATGGCCTCATGGTGGTCATCTTCTCCATGGGACTAGACTCAGTACTGCTTCTTCTCTCCTATATACTCATCCTGGCCACAGTGCTGAGCATTGCTTCTACATCAGAGCGTGTTAAAGCACTCAACACCTGCATTTCTCACATATGTGCTGTGCTCACTTTTTACACACCCATGATTGGGTTATCCATGATTCGTCGCTATGGACAGAATGCCTCCCCAATAGTACACGTGTTGATGGCAAATGTCTACCTTCTTGTTCCTCCACTCATGAACCCAATTGTATATAGTGTCAAGACGAAGCAGATTCGCTTGCGCATCCTTAAGAAGTTCCAAAAGCAAAAGGTATAG